GATGTTAGATATCTCATAGAAATTTATGTGATTAACATTTATTTATGAtgctgggtggtgtgtgtgtaacttaccAATTTGCATGTACAAGTCATGACGCACAATAATTAAGATACACTCATAAGATCCTGCCTCTGTGTTCCAGTTGATTGGTTTTGACTGTAAATTGTGAAATCAGTAGCCATTCATGATTTTGGCACTCACTTATACCATACATCTGTACATAGGGAAATCTATGTCCACTTATTTATGTTTCCAGGATTGAGTTGTGCTGGTTATGTCCCATCTTAAGTGCCATTATCACGTCTTCATTtggttcatgttttcttttacacATTTGACTTTCTCTGGTATACATTCTGGTGAAATTTTTCTCAATTTGGAAAGTTGTACAATATTTCAGCACATCGTTATCTTGCTAAGTGTCTTGCCATGACCTCTCAATATTGGGGTCAATGTTAACATGAGTCTTACCCATCTACCTTTTCCGGTTTTGCTATATTGTTTTGATGGTAAGGGAAGTAATGCATTCATCaagatttcttcttttcagaCTGTCATTAAAATTCTTATTTAAGAAAAGTTTGTCACCTATCCAACATGTTTGTGATGCAAGGCAGCAAGTGGCCAGGAGTCATGTCAGACTCATTAAAAGCCAATTTGTTTTCAGGTTGCCACCAAAGTTATTAGTAAAGTGTAAAATTGATGTACATTACTATGAAAAATCTTTCATCCacttggtgttgtttttatgaTGCCATGCAACTAGTGGGCAAGAATCATGTCAGATGCAAGACTTCTATTCCCTTTTCAGCTTTTCTATCCAAGTTGTTGACAAAAATAATACTGTATATTGACATTTATCATTTTAGAAAgcatttcatttgtttatttaatgttttatgttcaTTATGTGAAGCAACAAGTGGCCAGACTCATGAAAAccatcttttgttttgtttgcttgaAAATTATTGGCAAAACATAAAATGAATGTTGATTTCTAAACAAAAATTTTCATTTCATATACATTTATGATGGAAAACAAACAGTGATAAGATATTACCTATGTGGGACTCAAGATTTCTGTCATCTTTCAGGTTACTATCAaagtattaaaaagaaaatcttAAGAGAACCACAAGAATCCATGACTCAcaatttctattctcttttcagGTTGCCATCAAAATTatagataaaagtaaaatagacGCAGATAATTTAAGAAAAATCTTGCGAGAAATAGAGATCCTAAAGAAGTTGAGACATCCATACATCATCCGGCTCTATGAGGTGATGGAGACAGAGAGGATGATCTACCTGGTCACAGAGTATGCCAGCTGCGGGGAACTGTTTGGTGGGTGGTGCACTGCTTGCCCCTTCCTTGTGTCCTTGTCTCTGTCACTCTGTTCATGTCATGCTGTCTGCTATCTTCTTTTTGTAAGCCAgtacaagaaggaaagagtagGTTTCTATCTGCTGTAGTGTTCAAAAGTTGCTGTGCAACAGAAAGTGACATCTCAGATCTGTTTGTGGTGAAGTTGTGCAAGCAGACTTTATGAGTATTGTTATGTGGATAGGCAGATAATTTCTTGAGTTGTCATCTTCAGGAGGTTGTTATTCATATTGTAGTGTGCTGGCagattgttactattattgttgttgtgatttGTCAGATTATGTAGCGATGCACGgcaagatgagggagagggaagcacGGACAAAGTTCATGCAGATCGTGGCAGCGCTGCGGTATTGCCACAAGCAGGGCATTGTACACAGGGATCTCAAGGCAGAGAACTTGCTGCTAGATAAAGATTTAAATATCAAACTTGCAGGTGAGTCTTGTACACACATTACTGCTGTCTTGGCAAATGGACTGGGATACTGTActgtattatttgttattatgtgtgtgttttgttcttaCCTTGACTAAGTGTTCTTACCTAATCATATGTAACtagcttattttctttttgtaatagAATTTggaatcttttttcttttcttttccatcttttttggCCAGTCTCtcatatacataaaaaacaaatttTTCATATACATTTGCATGACATCATGATTCCAGCAGTAACATGTTCTTTTCAACCTCTAAGAAGTGACACTGACTTTCTTTGTATCTCTCTTCTTACAGATTTTGGGTTCAGTAATTTCTATACACCAGGCGTCTTGCTGTCCACATGGTGTGGCTCTCCGCCCTACGCTGCGCCAGAACTCTTTGAGGGGAAGGAGTACGACGGGCCCAAAGCTGATGTCTGGGTATTgctgactcactctctctctctctctctctctctctctctctctctctctctctctctctctctctctctctctctctctctctctctctctctctctctcatctttctgttaatacaaagaaatacaaggaaatacaaaaggaatcccaaacagcaacagatcctGAGGCCCTTTTTAGGTTGTTTAAATAACTTTTCTATTCTATTACTAAGAGAGAgactagaaagaggaaaagacaggaCAATACAGAAGAGACATAACAGTACACAAGGATCAACATGCAGTAACACCCTCTCTCAGCAGCAATGTTTCACTTCCTGATGGTGATTGTTTTGTCTTCGTCTTCGCAGAGCCTGGGAGTCATtctgtttgtgttggtgtgcgGGTACCTGCCTTTCGATGCCAAAACCTTACAAACCTTAAGGTCTATTGTGGTTGCTGGCAAGTTTAGAATACCTTATTTTATGTCCTCAGGTGAGTCACTGATCTGTTGAGACTCCTTCCAACTTCTGGTATATAGCTCTAACTTTATCTTCTCAGGTAGGTCACTGCTCTGTTCATTGATGCCTCCTTCTAAGTCCTGTTTTTTGGTGGGCTCTAGAACTCTATGCCTGTGATTAAGTTTTGTGTAGTGTTTTGCTCTAGTTTAAAGTCACAATAAGGAGAAAATGCAGGAGATTTGTTCCTTCCTATGACTCAAActgttattttttactttacatCTCTGCCTTTCCCTTACATGATTACATTTTTCGGAATGACAATATTCAgctgttttattttccctctgatAAGTTACAAGGATGTTTTTATCTCCTGTTATGAAATTTTTGGAAGTgatattataattttttaagCCTTGTAGAAAATTGTACTTTCCATAATATGAGAATTtgtcttttcattatcttctttgtcttgtttgtaGATATTATATAGTACTTTCTACCATTCATGGTTTGATTAAACAGATTTTGCTGCAAGTTAATTGTAATGTGAATTATTAGTGTCTTGTAACTGTTAGGGTGAACAAGAtggggttaaagaaaaaaatgttgatagtTAACATTGTCATCCTTCTTACCATGCAACTTGTAATTGAATAAGAACACAAgataatgagggaagctgcaggaagccatcaagCCTCCACATATGTTCCCTATATGAAATGAAGCATGCCTAACAATTTATATCTAGCATCCTCATTCATAAACTTGTCTAATTCATTTTTTAAAGATCTCTCATGattattccattcatctacttatctatttgtgaaccaatttcttcctatctttttaaaTCTTATCGAGCTTGAACCCATTACTATTTTTCCTGTCCTGATTACTGACCATGAAGAGTCTGCTTACATCATGAAGGTGATTGTTGGTGTGTTGCTTCCAGATTGTGATAATCTAATAAGGAAAATGCTGCAGGTGGACCCAGAGAGAAGAATCAGCATAGAGAGAATAATGCAGCACAGGTGGATAACAATGGTGAGTCAAGGGTGCTTGTGAAATTTTtggccatttatttttttctttcttttcttgctgcattccttctcttttcttaaccATGTCAGGAAAGTTGTTACAAGTCATCAGTCAGTCGTCAGCTACAAGTCATGATTGTATACAGGAATATATAAGAATAAGGGAAGCAGCAAGAAACCATCTGGCCTGCAAGTAGCAGTTGCTGTATGAAACATGCCTGCCAATTTCCCCTAACATCTCTATTCATAAATTTTTCTGATATATTAAAGTTCCATAATGACTTAGCATTGACAGCATGATTAGCGAGTCCATTCCATTAATTTCCCACTGTATGTCATGTTCTGTCACGTATGGCTCTATGTCCCGGCAGGAGGGCCTTGACTCGAAGATCAGGGAAATCCTACAGAAATACAACAGTGACGACTGCAACCGGTTGCCGCCTGACAACGACCAAGTGTTGGAACACATGATGCGCATTATTCCCAACCTTGACAGAGAGGAAATATTAAAGGTGACTCCTCCTTCCAGTtggccttccttcattccttccttccttgcttccttctttcttatgcaAGGGACGATGGAATTATTTTTTGATGTTCCTTTTCAGTGTGCATGTTTTGATGACTAATGTACATAGACTGACCTGCTCTCTCCTTGACCAGCTGATTGTAGTGATCTTGGTTGGCTCTTGCTTACATtatcttggtggtggtgtggcaagtttttcctctttagATGAACTATGATAAGGTGTGATTCAGCTTATTAAATTGAAGTAGAAGTTGATATTTTTAATAGATTAGTTTGATTTATGAAAATATAGACAgcatgatttattttcttgatgcTCCTattggtagtttgagggattgaaGTTTGAAGAGTgttctaataaaaaaataacagtttTATAAAGGACTGCATTTTTCTAAATACAATAATGAAGTAGCTTTTAACACATTGTAGTCTTGAAGTTGAGTAACTTGGTGCCAAGGAACAGGAAGGGCGGGAGGCGACACAAGAAGTCTCTCGATGGTACCAAACTGGAGTCTTTGAGGATCCTTTGCTTGTTAATGGTTTTTTGTAGTGAAATGCATGCCGAGTGTGGTAGGTAGGTGACGATACTAACTTTCTGTTACTGCGACTTCCCCAGTGTGTGCATGGGATGAAGTTTGATCACATTAGTGCCATATACCACCTCCTGGAAGAACAGGTGGCCGAGGCAACGCAAGCTCCTTCCTCGACCCCTGCCATCCCCCTCTACCCCCAGACCCTCCCAGTCATGTCTGCCCATCACAGAAAGTCATCCATCACAACAGGTGAGACCTGCACACTTGCCAGGCCCACAGGTCACTGGTGCTGTGCTTTTTAGGGCTgtaatctgaaacacttctgagcCATACCTCTAGTACATTCAAGAGGCTGTAGATATGAAGCAGCACaggttttcaagtttttttcatGGCTATAATGACAGATTGACGAGATTTATactattaattggagaaacacacttgagaatCCAGCTAATAATTTGTAGCCTTTGAATATGGTtgtggtaagaaaaaaattattcagAATATGGATCTTAACCCAATGATTGGTTACATTATCTGGTCATCCCTAGTGATCTATAATGAAATCTTAAAGAATTGCTCACAGGTGCTGCTTCTCATGGGAAAAAGCATGTGACAGAAAGCAAGGTTAGATGTACAAAACTAGTGCTTAAAatattacttttgttgttgtcagtggATTGTTGTGACTTGTGTGCAGTtcagagatagtgtgtgtgtgttcctttattGCCTGGATGATGTTAGACTGTCATTgtgttggtagtgatggtggctgtAATAAGAGATATGACTAGGATGGTGACAGAATGTTCTTACAAGTGAGGTATTGTTTTGAGAAAATTTACTCAGACCAAAACTGTCCAGTGAGTCAGTATTCCCTGTGGCAACTTGGTCTAAGCACACCTTGGGCAGGAAACATCTTAGTTACCATTAGTTGCATCTGACCAAACTTCCCGTGTCTCTAGGGTTTGTCGACAGAAGTCCCGTGTCGGACGCGGAGGACACCACCCAAGTCACTGTGCCTCTCTTCTCATGTTCCCCGGTGCCCCAGAACCTGCCAGCCCTCCAAGATCCCTACCAGCCGTATTTGGAGAAGGTGAGTCAGTTGGGGTCTTCATGGATCAGCTAGAGTCAGCAGGAGTCATCTCTTTTTAAGGTTGGGCTGTGAGAGTTGGGCAAGAGACATCCTTCAATTTGGGATGGTACTTAAACTTTCTTTTGAGGACTTGCATTTCAatagttcttttatttcttggcCAGTGTCCCTCATACATATAAAAGATAGTTCTGGTTCGGGTCAGGAAGGTGATAAGCTTTTGCGTTGATGTATCTTAGTATGTAACTTTTAGCCTTATGTggattggttttatttttcttgtcagaATTTatattcttctcatctcttattttgttCTGCTTTTCTGTTTTGTATGCTAATTAATCTCTTTTCTCACCAAAaatggtgttttcatatttttattaagatcttgtgaaaataagaaagatggcTGCATTAAATTTTATTACTAATtcatattaatatatattttttttgctgtctTGGCTTACTTCATTTAGTTTCAGTTGTATTTCATATAAAACTATTGACAGTGATAGGTGGGAGTGCAGTCTGAAATATAAGAAACTATGAAATGATATTCTTTGAAAGGTTTACTAAGGACAACAAACCACAGCAGACACCTTGATGCTTCTTAGGCTGCTTGAACAGCAAATAGAATAGATAGAGCAGCAGTACATGAAACAGAACAGCAAGTAGAAGAAATAGGGCAGCAGTAAATGAGACAGGAAAGCAAATAGAAGGGATGGAATGTCATATTATAAAAGTGTAATCTGGCACTCATCAAGGGAAAGAGTTAACAATAATTTGCTGATGTATAACTAGCATGAATAATGTCTTGCCTTTCAGTACCGAGAGTTAGAAATCAGCGGAGAGTCGGACACAGAGGAGCCAAGTCAGCAGACTGTGGACAAGTACCTGTGTTCCCGGAGACACACGGTGGGGCCAGGAGACACACATCATGAGGAGGTGAGGACTGACAACAACCAGTGCGGCCTGCAAGCCGAGGGTGACCGGGTAGATGTTGTTAAGTGTGTCATAATTGTTGGTGTCCATGAGGCAGTCATGGTGTAAAGGGAGGGACCATAGAGAGGATGCTGCAAACATCTCACTTGCCATATATCCATGTTAGCACAGTGCATTGAGAGGCCTGACacctactccctctccctcctccaccaccatcaggaTATATACCGCCCGGCGTGCGGTCGTCCTCAAGGCGCTAAGGTAATGCGCTGTGCATTGATATACTACAAGTTTACaatcctttgtttgttttctctctcatctggcCTCATTGCGGTCAACCAGTGATAGTGTTGACACGGTCTGTTCAAAAAGTATCCAGCCTTAGTGGTCTTctgagaactgtgtgtgtgttgtcttgtaaTATTCTCACTTCACATGCTGTTGTGAAAAAACTTCATGTGGTGTTAATGTGTCAAAAACAAATTATTTTGCAAGTTTTAACATGCTTGACAGTGAACAGTGTTGTGTATCATGAATATGTATGAGACATCCAATCTGTTAACAAACAGTAATACCAAGTGGCTCTGTCTCCTTTGTGAAGTAGTTCAGCACAAGAGGCCAAACCTGCAGCAGTCATGCAATCAGTAGTCACATGACTCATTGGTCACACCTGAAGCAGGGTGCATTGGCAAAGCATGAGATGATGTAGGTTCCTCATGCCTGCTGCTGTCCTTGCCTGTCTATTGTGGTGTGCATTGCtgaaggtgttttggtgttcaaGGCAAGAGACACGCTGAAGAATGCAAAGAGTcactggtggtgtgtgtggagtcATGAGTCTGCttgaaacagaaaatgaaaccaAAAGGTAAGTTACTTTTCCTCTGACATAAGGAAAGATACTTTTTGAACAGACCTCGTATTGCTGAGTCCTTGTGACAGTTTTAGGGACTTTGCTGTTCTGAGATCTAACCAAGAAGCATGATGACATTACTGCCATTCCAATGTATTATTTCTGCCTGGTTTTGAAGACAAGATGCTTGAGGGTTTTTGTGAGTGCTGAGAGTGACTTGTAAACCTTAGAAGTCAGCTCTACAAGTGAGctgtgtgtttatgtgagtgcgtgtgtatgtgtgcattttATGTGTTACtaacttcatttttattatcttccATATTTGACTAATGCATGTAAACATGCAATACAGTATTTAGAGAGTTGAGTGCAAGTTGTTGATTTGAATTTTATGTTTGATGAGCATTGCATGCAGTTTTTTCAAGCCCTAAAGGTACCCAGTATAGTTCTTTGGGTTACAAGACTGATGAGTGACCCTTGTTTTACTGAGTgacacttgtttttcttttgtatattgaaCATTTCTTCTGATGTGAGAAGAATGTGGCAGTAGGAGGAAATCAGTTGAGACAAGTATTTTCTCTCAATTGTTTAGATGTTGCTTCTTAAGAGAGTGAGGACAGTGCAGTAGCTTATACACTCTGAAGTAAGCAATAGTCTAAACATTATGGAATaaagtttttcttccttaccctATGTTACCTCTCACTGTCACATTAGATTCACTTGTGTCTCACACTCAGCAATCTGTCCCAGGTTTTTCCAGCTCCTGATCCATCCTTGTTTTGCCGGCAGGTGATGGAGGCTCACATGCGGGGGAACCTACAGTTGCTCGCCCCTGGAGGTGTTGGGGTGATGAGTGGCTACCAGACACCTCCAATGTCCCTCCTTCCTCAGACCAACCTGCCTCAGAACCTGCCACTGGTACAAAACTTGCCTCCACAGAACTTCTCTATCAAAGACCAACACCTCTTAAAACCTCCGCCATTCATGCAtgcaggtctgtgtgtgtggggcggggGGAATGTATTTGTGCATTTGCTACTAATTTAGTGTTGTAGGAAGTTCTTTTCATGTAATAATTTCAATAAATCACATGGAAATCCTTGATATAAATATTCTAAATGAGAATCTTGATATAGTATGTTACCATTCAATAAATTCTTCAGATGTCCTTGAAAATCTTGATCTTTATGTACAAGTTGTGGGAGTGAATGTGAGTGATGTGTATGTGTCCTGAGTCCTCATGATGTGCCTGCTTCTCACAGCTGGTGGCTTGGGCCGGCGAGCATCAGATGGAGGAGCAAATCTTCAGTTCTACTTCCGGTGCCACCTGCCTGAGGGGGGACTGAGCCAACCCAATAGCCATGAACAGATCACAAAGGTATGCACCATTCTTGTCTCACTCCACATCAtgacacctctcctctcctgaacTGTCTTCTTTTATACAGTGATGGCCTCATTTTCTgtcattgctgctgctggtgctatgTATACTAAACTGGTGATGCTACAAGTGATAGAGTTAACTTTTCACCAGGGTGGAGTATTGAGTTTTACTGAAATTCACAGGAGGATAGGCATAGGCTGAAAACTTATTGATATTATTTGATGATGCTGTCAGACTTTTAGATGATTTATTGCTATTTCTGAAAGTGTCACATTTTCCTGCCATTTATGATAATGTCTCTTTTTATTGACATGTTCAACTATTCTGCATGATGTGACATGTATATCTTGCACTGCATGAAGTGTATTTGGTGAACAGGAAGGGATATCTATTCCATGTGTGGTGAAGTTTGTTGTGTGGGTATGGTGCTTTTTGTACCTGgagaggagtgaatgaagtaCTGCTTGTGGCGAGGAGTGTGTGGAGTGCTTGTATCTGAAAAGGAGTATGTGTGTTGCTTGTAATGGCAGATATACTGTTGAATCTCAATAACTCAGACCCTGATAAATTGGATTTCGCGATTAGTCAGACTGACCGATCAGAGATTAtactgatttaaaaaaaaaaattttgaagtgTAAAAAAGCATTTGTCAAGATATTCACtcctaaagatttttcataatttaatccttgttttgctatttgtattgacatgaaattttcataCATGATTGTTTATTCAATGGTGACTTCTTGGAGTATGATATgatgataatgcatcagatTTTGACTActctagaaaatattattcactgTAGGTGAGGGTTCGGAATGAGCCATCAGCAGCGTCACAGTTTTACAACTGAACTGGACACTCTCGGAGTTGTTATTAGTGAATTGAATTGAGATAATGATGCTGTGAAACAATTATTACTGTCTTGTTCAGCTTTATACCTTTGTCTCAAAATAATCTTTTGTAAGGGTGCTTCTGTGAGAGATATAATTATGAtgtatagttgtgatgatgaaggtagtgaataaaaaaagtttgaaaagatcatagcagTTTCATGAtatagaaagaggatgaagaagtgtGGCAGTGAGAcatggggtgaggtgagggtttTGGAGGGAGAGATAACATGCTTGATAGTGACAGAGGGGAGACGCAGGTTCAAGGTCAAGCTGTCAGCCACAGCTCCCTCACaattatacatttatttcttgttgttttctcttcatgAAGTTTCTGATTATAATTCTATTAAATTTATTCCTGTAAGGAGTTCTTCTGAAAAGTAAAGCCAAATGACGCATGATCCCTCTTGACGCCTGGCCATGTCTGGGtcactgagtgagagagacacaCCAAAGGTTGAAATTtatcaagagagaaaaatgttcatataatttttttttgcatagacACAAGCATTAaatgatatataattttttagAGTGTGAGTCATGCTTTGGTGCAACCACatgagacatttaaaaatgacTTCCTGATGAGAAGGGTatttaataagagaaaaataaattacactATCTGAtaatttaatgataataataattgaggAATTTTGTATAAGTTGGACATTCGTGTTTCTTGGACCAATCTATCCCCCTTATTAGTCTGAGTCAGTGAGGGTCAACAGTATGTGTGAGCATTGTGTGGTGATTGttgtgccagatgtgtgtgtgtgaatgcagtGTGAAGTGCAGTCTGCAGTGGCAAGGACAAAATGGTGTGCAGGTTTTGGTATTGGCAGATTGGCCTAGTCCCTAGTAGTCTTGGGGGACACTCCCAGCCACTGCCTCAGCAGGACGACGACCTGCCGCCTCATCCTGATGAGGAGATTGACCCCAGCGATGTGGCCCAGTGAGTTGCCAGCAAGGGAACATAGGGAGGGTTGCTTAGTCTATTTATCATCAACACACAGACCATAGACATATTTGAATATCTTTAATATTGTAGCGTTCTCTAAGGGAAATATCTTATCCctcaaaaacaaaagaacacaggGGTGGGTCCATTTGAAACTAATTTTGTACATCATCATCTTGCAGAGCTTAGAAATATTTGAATATCTTGAATCTTGTTGTATGCTTTAAGTAGAAAGTCTCATCCCACAAGAGCTGAAGATTTTGGGTTTGTGTTGCCAGCAAGGGCACACAGGGAGGGTGTTGAGTCTTTATTTATAGAGTTTGGAAATATTTAAATGTGTATAATCCTTGAGAAATGTGTCATATCCCTCAAGAGCTGAAAGTTTTGTGCTAGTGTCTTTGCATACATGGCTTTCAATACACTAATCTGTATCAGGATGATGAAAGGGAATTCCAGCTTTGTAAAGAATTATGTAAATTTTCTATGGAAATTTTTTACaaaaagtagtagtactgtGTTGTGGATCTTTAACCATTAGTTTGTGATGTGTGATGAGAGGTATATTATGTATCACTTTTAGGACAGGATTACCACATTTCCAAGAGTTAGGCCTCACACACCATTCATACCTGTCAGTAGCTTCACATTACCTCACACATAGGTACCATTAACTGCTTGATATCAATGCTTCACACTTCTGGCTTCCTGTCAACAGCTATATGTCAGCTCGGGGAGCCAGCCAGAGAGTAACGCTGCCCCTGGTTAACCCCAAGGACCCACAGGAAGCCCAGAGGAAGATGCCGCCCAATCGTCACCGCAAGACTGGTCTGCCCATGGTGACTGAGCGACCTCCAGGTGAGATATAGGGCTGGTCACAtctaacaccacacacactgcccTCATCAAGTTCACCTCCCCATTGCTGTGTTCTTTGCACCATCTCAGTATTTTACTTGGACTATTATGACTTGTCCGTTTATGAATTATGGATAGTaacattttgttttttgtagcataatttgtttattttacttttttcttttatttattaatgttcGAGTATCTCAGTCATTTATGTTTGataatttaattttgtttacttatttatgctTGATGGTTTTTTTGTGTTATGGGATTACATCCATCTAGTGTTTGATGCACTTTTCCCTTTGATTAACTTTAGAGTCTGTGTTGAAGAGTAAGCATGCTGCTGTGTCTCATATGACTGCCTGCCATTGTGTTGTAGATCTATTTTGATATGTTACTTTccagttttacttttttttaatgttttcttctgatttctcattttattttacacttttttccttctttgaccCTCCTTGACCTGacgtcctcccctcccctcccctgccaCCCTGCCTGCCTCTGATGCCTGTGTGATGCCATTCACCAATTGCTGACTCTGCCCATATTTATTACTGTTAACTGCTTGCTTGACAACGTGCCAAAATCTGTCATCTCGCTCTCACGGAAATCCTTTTTGTACTGTGCTCCCATTCTGGTAACACATCACTGGAAAATTCTTTATTGACGTGATGGATGGGATCTTCACTTCTGTAAAAATGTTTTTCCTATTGTTTTGACCTTTGACTTAACAATCCTACCATTGGCACGGCCTTGCCCTCCATGTCGTCTCCTTCCTGTGACCACTCAGACATCAATCCGCAGCTCAGACTAGAGGCTGAGGCGCGGATGCAGAGGGACTACATGACATCCCACCTGCAGACCATGTGTAACAATGCCAGCATAATGGGAATGGCCCACACCGGAAGCATCACCTCAGGCACTTCAGGCACTGGCTATGCCATCATGCCTAGCATCATGACAGGCACCCCTCACCCTTCTTCCCAGGCCAGGCGCTTCTCCAacccttcctccacccctccacacaGTCTGGCCAGTCATCCCTATGGTGGCTACGGCTGCTCCTCCCCCCCCATTCAGCTCACCACCTGCAcctcatccttcacctcctactcctcctctccctcctcctcatcctcctcccttccctcctcccaccacccaaCGCCTTCCTCAGGCATTCCGtctcataacaacaacatcaacaacatcaacaacaacaacaacaacaattcctgGCCAAAGCACAGAGAACGCACTCGAAAGACCGGCCTTCCAACAGTCCTGGAAAATAACTGGGCTGTGTCATCCCCTTCCGAAGCAGCTGATAGCACCACAGTGGGTAATTATAGCGGGCCTTAGCCATGTTGTGGTGGTTGGACGTGGCGAATGTGGGGACTTATCTCTccctggtgatggtggcggtggtgg
This Portunus trituberculatus isolate SZX2019 chromosome 13, ASM1759143v1, whole genome shotgun sequence DNA region includes the following protein-coding sequences:
- the LOC123503171 gene encoding serine/threonine-protein kinase SIK3-like isoform X6 — protein: MATMEGSEQQAGSCNAERLVRVGYYEFEKTIGKGNFAVVKLATHKITQSKVAIKIIDKSKIDADNLRKILREIEILKKLRHPYIIRLYEVMETERMIYLVTEYASCGELFDYVAMHGKMREREARTKFMQIVAALRYCHKQGIVHRDLKAENLLLDKDLNIKLADFGFSNFYTPGVLLSTWCGSPPYAAPELFEGKEYDGPKADVWSLGVILFVLVCGYLPFDAKTLQTLRSIVVAGKFRIPYFMSSDCDNLIRKMLQVDPERRISIERIMQHRWITMEGLDSKIREILQKYNSDDCNRLPPDNDQVLEHMMRIIPNLDREEILKCVHGMKFDHISAIYHLLEEQVAEATQAPSSTPAIPLYPQTLPVMSAHHRKSSITTGFVDRSPVSDAEDTTQVTVPLFSCSPVPQNLPALQDPYQPYLEKYRELEISGESDTEEPSQQTVDKYLCSRRHTVGPGDTHHEEVMEAHMRGNLQLLAPGGVGVMSGYQTPPMSLLPQTNLPQNLPLVQNLPPQNFSIKDQHLLKPPPFMHAAGGLGRRASDGGANLQFYFRCHLPEGGLSQPNSHEQITKIGLVPSSLGGHSQPLPQQDDDLPPHPDEEIDPSDVAHYMSARGASQRVTLPLVNPKDPQEAQRKMPPNRHRKTGLPMVTERPPGRDNYKDSIYLTSDRYSPGGTTVRRASDSATFSLSNINQEFQKLQKHSGLTDAATQAELQRGHSLHWMGATSSPTPGQHGGASPAPGIISPCPPVSILAGSPCRSPLPSSPSPHHQPTLQQRISPAPSSPVPPTTPPSIPNSPLHHSGSSIEGTALSLSRLHLQPPSSPAGPRSPSHRQSPPLALSPQPSSPIALLSPGVPLSPPSPGLIPRSGPSPPPLGLDCIREEPPKGCHITHNVPQNIYTFAQNPQISITDESGGHVIIASSSDSSPDVSDDMDSMPFPSPPTPDHIPRLPHHSPQRLSKGLSLDSSPLPCVRDCDAEGPSITRGTAGVPASRRPSATDNNNVHRIRNERNLVRQNAIAGTQRYPMLITSMEFRHSFPPYSNGGVGESDIEMTDISTAGDQSPLVERSVIELELPKTGSGSFLLDLPTKWSGMAQEDLLGNIIHVLESRAPSIVREGVRDCGLSVRDPTGAQVDLEVHEGSAADSRALKMRRVSGDEDQYTQLCQQLIECMTT
- the LOC123503171 gene encoding serine/threonine-protein kinase SIK2-like isoform X3 — its product is MPDKGQQEKVLLRTWIHIPQVAIKIIDKSKIDADNLRKILREIEILKKLRHPYIIRLYEVMETERMIYLVTEYASCGELFDYVAMHGKMREREARTKFMQIVAALRYCHKQGIVHRDLKAENLLLDKDLNIKLADFGFSNFYTPGVLLSTWCGSPPYAAPELFEGKEYDGPKADVWSLGVILFVLVCGYLPFDAKTLQTLRSIVVAGKFRIPYFMSSDCDNLIRKMLQVDPERRISIERIMQHRWITMEGLDSKIREILQKYNSDDCNRLPPDNDQVLEHMMRIIPNLDREEILKCVHGMKFDHISAIYHLLEEQVAEATQAPSSTPAIPLYPQTLPVMSAHHRKSSITTGFVDRSPVSDAEDTTQVTVPLFSCSPVPQNLPALQDPYQPYLEKYRELEISGESDTEEPSQQTVDKYLCSRRHTVGPGDTHHEEDIYRPACGRPQGAKVMEAHMRGNLQLLAPGGVGVMSGYQTPPMSLLPQTNLPQNLPLVQNLPPQNFSIKDQHLLKPPPFMHAAGGLGRRASDGGANLQFYFRCHLPEGGLSQPNSHEQITKIGLVPSSLGGHSQPLPQQDDDLPPHPDEEIDPSDVAHYMSARGASQRVTLPLVNPKDPQEAQRKMPPNRHRKTGLPMVTERPPDINPQLRLEAEARMQRDYMTSHLQTMCNNASIMGMAHTGSITSGTSGTGYAIMPSIMTGTPHPSSQARRFSNPSSTPPHSLASHPYGGYGCSSPPIQLTTCTSSFTSYSSSPSSSSSSLPSSHHPTPSSGIPSHNNNINNINNNNNNNSWPKHRERTRKTGLPTVLENNWAVSSPSEAADSTTVGRDNYKDSIYLTSDRYSPGGTTVRRASDSATFSLSNINQEFQKLQKHSGLTDAATQAELQRGHSLHWMGATSSPTPGQHGGASPAPGIISPCPPVSILAGSPCRSPLPSSPSPHHQPTLQQRISPAPSSPVPPTTPPSIPNSPLHHSGSSIEGTALSLSRLHLQPPSSPAGPRSPSHRQSPPLALSPQPSSPIALLSPGVPLSPPSPGLIPRSGPSPPPLGLDCIREEPPKGCHITHNVPQNIYTFAQNPQISITDESGGHVIIASSSDSSPDVSDDMDSMPFPSPPTPDHIPRLPHHSPQRLSKGLSLDSSPLPCVRDCDAEGPSITRGTAGVPASRRPSATDNNNVHRIRNERNLVRQNAIAGTQRYPMLITSMEFRHSFPPYSNGGVGESDIEMTDISTAGDQSPLVERSVIELELPKTGSGSFLLDLPTKWSGMAQEDLLGNIIHVLESRAPSIVREGVRDCGLSVRDPTGAQVDLEVHEGSAADSRALKMRRVSGDEDQYTQLCQQLIECMTT